A genome region from Labilibaculum antarcticum includes the following:
- a CDS encoding sulfatase-like hydrolase/transferase, translated as MCCKLKSISALLLVMSLFVFSNAKLVAAKKTKKQNVLLIFTDDHRYSGVHALGKQDVKTPNIDALADNGIVFTNTYLMGAFSGATCMPSRAMLLTGRQLFRLKGQGREIPEDQTTIGETFKQAGYNTNMVGKWHQDTKSLVRSFDSGSTVMGIGVYLTDHYRMPLWDWDKEGTFDKKDAYLLEYDENGKTVRRAITKDDKRGPIGTEKTAPHTSEIFADNAINYIKDYKEKDPFFMYLAFHAPHDPRQAPKKYRDMYPADSIQLTPSYMPQHPFDNGHMVLRDEALAPWPRTAEIARQQLADYYAIITHLDAQIGRVIASLKESGQYENTLIVFAGDSGLAVGCHGLMGKQSVYDEDGIHVPFIISGANVADKGKRIDALSYTFDIFPTICDLTGLSIPESVDGKSLVPVIKEEKEQIRDYTYHAYRQHQRAYRKGDYKLIEFVRAKDYDRKSKSEIVSGSRVTLLFNYKKDPWETTNLAFLPEYKEVLEGMQKEMKEKAVELGDYKEHVDYAYDFWDFY; from the coding sequence ATGTGTTGTAAATTGAAAAGTATCAGTGCTTTGCTTCTAGTAATGAGCTTGTTTGTGTTTTCGAATGCGAAACTTGTTGCTGCAAAGAAGACCAAAAAACAAAATGTATTACTCATTTTTACTGATGATCATCGGTATTCGGGTGTTCATGCATTGGGAAAACAAGATGTGAAAACACCAAATATTGATGCTTTGGCTGATAATGGGATTGTATTCACAAATACTTATTTGATGGGCGCTTTTTCTGGAGCGACCTGTATGCCAAGTCGTGCCATGTTACTGACTGGGCGTCAGTTGTTCAGGTTAAAAGGTCAAGGACGCGAGATTCCTGAAGATCAAACTACAATTGGCGAGACATTTAAACAGGCTGGTTACAATACCAACATGGTTGGGAAATGGCATCAGGATACCAAATCCTTGGTACGATCGTTCGATTCCGGTTCTACAGTTATGGGAATTGGTGTTTACCTAACTGATCACTATCGTATGCCTCTGTGGGATTGGGATAAGGAAGGAACTTTCGACAAAAAAGATGCTTACTTGTTGGAGTATGATGAAAATGGGAAAACGGTTCGCCGGGCAATCACTAAAGATGATAAAAGAGGCCCAATAGGTACCGAGAAAACAGCACCACATACTTCCGAAATTTTTGCTGATAACGCGATAAACTACATCAAGGATTATAAGGAGAAAGATCCATTCTTTATGTATTTGGCTTTTCATGCGCCACACGATCCTCGTCAGGCACCCAAAAAATATCGCGATATGTATCCAGCTGACAGCATTCAGTTGACTCCGTCGTATATGCCTCAACACCCATTTGATAACGGCCACATGGTTTTACGCGATGAAGCATTGGCTCCATGGCCAAGAACAGCAGAGATTGCACGTCAGCAATTGGCAGATTATTATGCGATTATTACCCATTTGGATGCTCAGATTGGACGCGTAATTGCGTCACTGAAAGAAAGCGGACAATATGAGAATACATTAATTGTTTTTGCAGGAGATAGTGGATTGGCTGTTGGTTGTCATGGTTTAATGGGAAAACAAAGTGTTTACGATGAGGATGGCATTCATGTTCCGTTTATAATTTCAGGTGCTAATGTGGCCGATAAAGGGAAACGAATTGATGCTCTAAGTTATACGTTCGATATTTTTCCAACTATTTGTGATCTAACAGGTTTGTCCATTCCTGAATCTGTTGATGGCAAAAGTTTAGTGCCGGTTATTAAGGAAGAAAAAGAGCAAATCAGAGATTATACCTACCATGCATACCGTCAGCATCAAAGAGCTTATCGTAAAGGAGATTACAAGCTGATTGAGTTTGTACGAGCTAAAGATTACGATAGAAAGTCAAAAAGCGAGATTGTATCGGGTTCAAGAGTTACGCTATTGTTCAATTACAAGAAGGATCCTTGGGAAACAACTAACTTGGCTTTTCTGCCAGAATACAAAGAAGTGTTGGAAGGAATGCAGAAAGAAATGAAAGAAAAGGCTGTTGAATTAGGCGATTATAAAGAACACGTTGATTATGCCTATGATTTTTGGGATTTTTATTAA
- a CDS encoding MFS transporter: MTRSISGNISKLYLIKIAKWFMLTMPIIVLFYQENGLSMQDVLTLKGIYSVAVVALEIPSGYIADVWGRKKSLILGSILGCLGFVVYSFSSGFSGFLIAELILGIGSSFISGSDSAMLYDSLLKMGKEKEYLKQESRVMSVGNFAEALAGIAGGSLALISLRTPFIFQSFIAFIAIPASILLVDPNQNSIKLKVGFNHILSIVKFSLWDNAKLRWNIVLSSVIGCATLTLAWFIQPYLRDLDMEVSTIGVIWTLLNLTVGITALSAHKVEGFFGKKGTSIFIVIGVSAGFILTGWFNSLIGVGVLFFFYFVRGIATPVLKNYINQITESEMRATVLSVRNFIIRICFAIIGPFLGWYTDHFNLSSALMLAGGIFFVLGGISVFFMIKVEK; this comes from the coding sequence ATGACAAGATCAATTTCCGGAAATATTTCCAAACTGTATTTGATTAAAATTGCCAAGTGGTTCATGCTAACCATGCCCATTATTGTTCTTTTTTATCAGGAGAATGGTTTGAGCATGCAGGATGTGCTTACTTTAAAGGGGATTTATTCTGTGGCAGTGGTAGCCTTGGAAATTCCTTCGGGATACATTGCCGATGTTTGGGGCAGAAAAAAATCATTGATTTTAGGTTCGATTCTAGGTTGTTTGGGTTTTGTTGTTTATTCTTTCAGCTCTGGTTTCTCGGGCTTTCTAATCGCCGAATTAATACTTGGAATTGGCAGTAGTTTTATATCTGGTTCCGATTCTGCAATGCTATATGATAGTCTTTTGAAAATGGGTAAGGAAAAGGAATATCTAAAGCAGGAAAGCAGAGTGATGTCTGTTGGAAATTTCGCTGAAGCTCTAGCAGGAATTGCAGGAGGTAGTTTGGCTTTAATTAGCTTACGAACACCCTTCATCTTCCAATCATTTATTGCATTCATAGCCATTCCTGCTTCCATCCTATTAGTCGATCCTAATCAGAATTCCATAAAATTAAAAGTTGGATTTAATCATATTCTAAGTATTGTGAAATTCTCGCTTTGGGACAATGCCAAATTACGTTGGAACATTGTGTTGTCCTCTGTAATTGGATGCGCAACACTAACACTGGCATGGTTTATTCAGCCTTACTTGCGTGATTTAGATATGGAAGTTAGTACCATTGGTGTAATCTGGACGCTTTTGAACCTAACGGTTGGCATTACAGCCCTTTCGGCACATAAAGTGGAAGGCTTTTTTGGAAAAAAAGGAACTTCAATTTTTATTGTGATAGGAGTATCGGCTGGCTTTATTTTAACGGGATGGTTTAATTCTTTGATTGGCGTTGGCGTACTTTTCTTTTTCTATTTTGTGCGTGGAATTGCAACTCCTGTTTTAAAAAATTACATCAATCAAATTACAGAATCGGAAATGAGGGCAACGGTTCTTTCCGTTCGAAATTTTATCATTCGAATTTGTTTTGCCATTATTGGTCCATTTTTGGGTTGGTACACCGATCATTTCAACCTTTCATCTGCTTTGATGCTGGCGGGTGGAATCTTCTTTGTACTGGGTGGAATTAGTGTGTTTTTTATGATAAAAGTGGAGAAATAA
- a CDS encoding aconitase/3-isopropylmalate dehydratase large subunit family protein, translated as MGMTLIEKILANHSKESVVKPGDIVDIEIDIRAARDFGGANVVKNIQEHNLKIADPKKTYFTFDCNPTGSDQKYAVNQQICRLFARDNGVKVFDINIGIGTHVLLEQGLAYSGITAVTTDSHANILGAVGAFGQGMGDKDIAAAIHNGKIWFKVPKTVKINLNGKRPEGIYAKDIVLGLLNQFGANSLLGYSVEIYGEEVDHLTLDERITISSMATEMGCIIILFTPNEAIMEYSEYRSGKKLDVVRADFDAEYDQVFEIDFEKFVPRVSLPGEPHNTVPVRKAKGVKIDSAFIGSCTNGRMEDFRIAAGILKGKKVAPGVVFKIVPATDEIWNECLKEGIINIFKEAGAMVSNAGCAGCAAGQVGQNGVGEVTISTGNRNFPGKQGKGKVYLASPATVAASAIAGCIVPHDEIPELPVTFGTGKAKQKEVGAMVHSGAELRDKPKRIEGRVWYIPIDNIDTDMIFHNRYLSITEMKEMGQYTFDNLEGYEEFARKAMPGDIVITHKNFGSGSSRQQAVDCFKALGIQAIVAESYGAIYERNAINAAFPIVTCNVISKLNLTDGDTVRLNLETGEITNISKNISVQGERFSEVQLEIYQNGGLF; from the coding sequence ATGGGAATGACATTAATCGAGAAGATTTTAGCAAATCACTCCAAAGAGAGTGTTGTAAAACCTGGCGATATTGTTGATATCGAAATTGACATTCGTGCTGCCCGCGATTTTGGTGGGGCCAATGTGGTTAAAAATATCCAGGAGCATAATTTGAAGATTGCCGATCCGAAAAAAACTTATTTTACATTTGATTGTAATCCGACTGGTTCGGATCAAAAATATGCTGTAAATCAGCAAATCTGCAGATTGTTTGCACGAGATAATGGTGTAAAAGTATTCGATATCAATATCGGTATTGGAACTCATGTCTTACTGGAACAAGGCCTTGCTTACTCAGGAATAACAGCTGTAACTACAGATTCTCATGCTAATATTTTGGGTGCTGTTGGAGCATTCGGACAAGGCATGGGCGATAAAGATATTGCAGCAGCCATTCACAATGGGAAAATTTGGTTCAAAGTTCCTAAAACCGTAAAAATAAATTTAAATGGAAAGCGTCCAGAGGGGATTTATGCCAAGGATATCGTTTTGGGCTTACTGAACCAGTTTGGTGCTAATTCATTACTCGGTTATTCAGTTGAAATTTATGGCGAGGAAGTAGATCATCTTACTCTTGATGAAAGAATCACAATTTCATCGATGGCGACGGAAATGGGATGCATCATCATTTTATTTACGCCTAATGAAGCCATTATGGAATACTCTGAGTATCGCAGTGGAAAGAAACTGGATGTGGTGCGAGCTGATTTTGATGCTGAGTACGATCAGGTGTTTGAAATAGATTTTGAAAAGTTTGTTCCCCGGGTTTCTTTGCCGGGCGAGCCTCATAATACCGTTCCGGTTAGAAAAGCCAAAGGGGTGAAGATCGATTCTGCTTTTATTGGAAGTTGCACCAACGGGCGAATGGAAGATTTTCGAATTGCTGCGGGTATCCTAAAAGGGAAAAAGGTGGCTCCGGGTGTCGTTTTTAAAATTGTTCCTGCAACCGATGAGATTTGGAATGAATGTTTAAAAGAAGGTATTATTAATATTTTTAAAGAAGCAGGAGCTATGGTTTCTAACGCCGGATGCGCCGGATGCGCTGCAGGTCAGGTTGGACAAAATGGAGTTGGGGAAGTGACCATTAGCACCGGGAATCGGAACTTTCCTGGCAAACAGGGGAAAGGCAAAGTTTATTTGGCTTCACCTGCTACAGTGGCCGCTTCGGCTATTGCCGGTTGCATTGTTCCACACGATGAAATTCCAGAGCTTCCCGTTACATTTGGTACCGGAAAAGCAAAACAAAAAGAGGTGGGTGCAATGGTTCATTCAGGTGCTGAGTTGCGCGATAAGCCTAAAAGAATTGAAGGGCGTGTGTGGTACATTCCAATTGATAATATCGATACAGATATGATTTTCCATAATCGCTATCTATCCATTACGGAGATGAAGGAGATGGGACAATATACTTTCGATAATTTGGAAGGATACGAAGAATTCGCACGAAAAGCCATGCCCGGAGATATTGTGATTACGCACAAAAATTTTGGAAGTGGTAGTTCTCGTCAACAGGCAGTTGATTGTTTTAAAGCATTGGGAATTCAAGCTATTGTTGCCGAATCTTACGGGGCAATTTACGAGCGGAATGCCATTAATGCAGCTTTTCCAATCGTGACTTGTAACGTGATTTCAAAACTGAATTTAACCGATGGAGATACGGTTCGTTTGAATTTAGAAACAGGTGAAATTACCAATATATCTAAAAACATCTCGGTACAGGGAGAACGTTTCTCTGAAGTTCAACTAGAGATTTATCAAAACGGTGGTTTGTTTTAG
- a CDS encoding aconitase/3-isopropylmalate dehydratase large subunit family protein: MQNFTFVEKVLWAKCGSIVFKTPDIVLTHDNTVSIKKTFENMGGEKVKNPDQLLVVLDHNAPPTNAKLATDYQTVRELVQEQGIKKFYDAGSGICHQIMSYHAKPGMIIVGSDSHTCTAGAFNALAVGIDRTEAAGLWKRSETWFRVPESIKITLNGQLPEGVYAKDLSLWIIGMIGSAGANYMSIEYHGDGVKNLSISERMTLANLASEMGAKNAVFPPDQVLEAFYGEKVKGIWADEGARYFKEYEIDLSDLVPLVAAPHHVDNVKSIAEVKGVKLNQGLIGTCTNGRLEDLRIAAKILDGKQVAAGFQLLVAPASKEIYLDAIKEGIITKLMKAGATILGSSCGPCLGTGQGIPADGFTVISTANRNFLGRMGNKNAQIYLASPATVACSALTGEITDPRTDASYQIKFPFQKEQNATILIQESDNRKSNGVWDYSDVDHLNTDQMFAGNLTYEVLSSDPAGIHPHLFKGFDDSFAGRVEEGDILIGGENFGCGSSREHPAVGLAHAGVRAVVVKSVNRIFYRSAINQGLLLIVSREIVGSYQKNDVLTLDFQEGVVHIGEKRFEIPALPDKLQQIIKSKGLVNWVRTVI, from the coding sequence ATGCAAAATTTTACTTTCGTTGAAAAAGTATTGTGGGCAAAATGTGGAAGCATTGTTTTTAAAACTCCAGACATTGTCTTGACACACGACAATACAGTTAGTATCAAAAAGACATTTGAAAATATGGGTGGCGAAAAGGTGAAAAATCCTGATCAGCTATTGGTTGTATTGGATCACAATGCACCGCCAACCAACGCTAAATTAGCTACCGATTATCAAACGGTTCGGGAATTGGTGCAGGAGCAGGGAATCAAGAAATTTTACGATGCAGGCTCAGGTATCTGTCATCAAATCATGTCTTATCATGCCAAACCGGGAATGATAATCGTGGGTAGCGATAGCCATACTTGCACGGCAGGTGCATTTAATGCTCTGGCTGTGGGTATCGACCGTACTGAGGCTGCCGGATTGTGGAAAAGGAGCGAAACATGGTTTCGTGTGCCCGAGTCCATTAAAATCACTTTAAATGGACAATTGCCAGAAGGCGTTTATGCCAAAGATCTTTCTTTATGGATTATTGGAATGATTGGTTCGGCAGGGGCCAACTACATGTCTATTGAATATCATGGCGACGGAGTGAAGAATTTGTCCATTTCTGAGCGCATGACATTGGCAAATCTGGCTTCTGAAATGGGAGCCAAAAATGCCGTTTTTCCTCCCGATCAGGTTTTGGAAGCGTTTTATGGAGAGAAAGTAAAAGGCATTTGGGCGGATGAAGGAGCACGATATTTTAAAGAATACGAAATTGATTTAAGCGATCTAGTTCCACTGGTTGCCGCACCGCATCATGTCGATAACGTAAAAAGCATAGCCGAAGTAAAAGGCGTGAAGCTAAATCAGGGCTTAATAGGAACCTGTACCAACGGGCGATTGGAGGATTTGCGAATTGCAGCCAAGATATTAGATGGAAAACAAGTTGCTGCAGGATTTCAGTTGTTGGTGGCTCCAGCTTCCAAAGAAATTTATCTGGATGCGATAAAAGAGGGCATTATCACCAAATTGATGAAAGCCGGTGCTACCATTTTGGGTTCTTCCTGCGGTCCGTGTTTGGGTACCGGACAAGGAATTCCTGCTGATGGATTTACGGTGATCTCAACAGCAAACCGAAATTTTTTAGGTCGAATGGGCAATAAAAATGCTCAAATATATCTTGCTTCCCCAGCAACTGTTGCCTGTTCTGCACTTACGGGTGAAATAACAGATCCAAGAACAGATGCTTCCTATCAGATAAAATTTCCATTTCAAAAAGAACAAAATGCCACAATTCTGATTCAGGAATCGGACAATCGAAAATCAAATGGTGTTTGGGATTACTCCGATGTTGATCATTTAAACACCGACCAGATGTTTGCAGGAAACTTAACCTACGAAGTTTTGAGTTCCGATCCGGCAGGAATTCACCCCCATTTGTTCAAAGGATTTGATGATTCTTTTGCTGGTAGAGTGGAGGAAGGTGATATTTTGATTGGCGGGGAAAATTTTGGTTGCGGAAGTTCCCGCGAGCATCCGGCGGTTGGTTTGGCACATGCCGGTGTACGTGCTGTTGTCGTAAAATCGGTAAACCGGATATTTTATCGGTCAGCAATAAATCAGGGATTATTACTCATTGTAAGCAGAGAAATTGTCGGTTCTTACCAAAAAAATGATGTGCTTACGCTTGATTTTCAGGAAGGAGTCGTTCATATTGGCGAAAAACGATTCGAAATACCCGCTTTGCCCGATAAACTGCAACAAATAATTAAATCCAAAGGCCTTGTAAACTGGGTAAGAACTGTGATTTAA
- a CDS encoding tyrosine-type recombinase/integrase → MNRYNLGKRLLPVKTNQKTDEYLKEIVTLCEIEENLTFHMARHTFATTITLSNNVLIETVSKMLGHSDLKTTQIYAKVVDEKMKSDMNALRLRMIEQV, encoded by the coding sequence ATAAACCGCTACAACCTTGGTAAGCGATTACTACCCGTAAAAACGAACCAAAAGACTGATGAGTATTTAAAGGAAATTGTAACGCTCTGCGAGATTGAAGAAAACTTAACTTTTCATATGGCTCGACACACATTTGCAACCACAATTACCTTGAGTAATAATGTGCTGATTGAGACCGTTAGCAAAATGCTAGGACACTCCGATTTGAAAACGACCCAAATATACGCTAAGGTTGTTGATGAGAAAATGAAGAGCGATATGAATGCTCTCAGGCTAAGAATGATAGAACAGGTTTAA